Proteins encoded together in one Quercus lobata isolate SW786 chromosome 3, ValleyOak3.0 Primary Assembly, whole genome shotgun sequence window:
- the LOC115978829 gene encoding beta-amyrin 28-monooxygenase-like, whose amino-acid sequence MDFFPNLLHLVILCISVSLICLIYKQKSNHAKLPPGKMGWPVIGETLEFAMARRRGTQEIFFNDRMRKYSQDLFKTSLFGENMVVFCGASANKSLFHNDKKNLSTWWPRSMLKILSSPELVEDVAEKDFVQMRRAVVEFLKPEALQHFVPIMDSMAKEHLETEWSPYREVKVFPLSMKYAFALACRFFLSVTNHNHVKKFSDHFAIIIQGLLSVPINIPGTTFNRAIRAGKVVRQEILEVIKQRKKELSENDGAVARDFLTHSLLELDENGKAINEMMIASRIMSLLIAGHDTTNSAITFMLKYLAEFPHVYSEVFKEQMEIAKSKGPNDLLNWDDIKKMKYSWNVVLESMRLTPPTQGTFREVVNDFTYTNFTIPKGWKTFWTPYSTHKNPKYFQDPEKFNPSRFEGNGPEPYTFVPFGGGPRMCPGREYARLEILVFMHNVVTRFKWEKAILDEKLCFYVSPIPVNGLPIYLKPHSHK is encoded by the exons ATGGATTTCTTTCCCAACTTGCTTCACCTTGTAATCCTTTGTATTTCGGTCTCTCTCATATGccttatatataaacaaaaatccAATCATGCCAAGTTGCCACCCGGTAAAATGGGATGGCCTGTCATTGGAGAAACATTGGAATTTGCCATGGCAAGAAGAAGAGGAACCCAAGAGATCTTCTTTAACGACAGAATGAGAAAATATTCACAGGATCTCTTCAAAACCTCACTGTTTGGTGAGAACATGGTTGTGTTTTGTGGTGCTTCAGCAAACAAGTCTCTGTTCCACAAcgataaaaaaaatctctccaCTTGGTGGCCACGCTCCATGCTAAAAATACTATCTTCTCCTGAACTTGTTGAAGATGTAGCCGAaaaagattttgttcaaatgaGGAGGGCCGTGGTTGAATTTCTCAAGCCCGAAGCTCTTCAACATTTCGTACCCATCATGGACTCCATGGCAAAGGAGCACTTGGAGACAGAGTGGTCTCCTTACAGAGAAGTCAAAGTTTTTCCACTCTCCATGAAATATGCCTTTGCGTTGGCCTGTAGGTTTTTTTTAAGCGTCACAAATCACAACCATGTGAAAAAATTTTCTGATCACTTTGCCATTATCATACAAGGTTTACTGTCTGTGCCTATAAATATACCAGGCACAACTTTCAACCGTGCCATAAGAGCAGGCAAAGTTGTTCGCCAGGAGATTTTAGAAGTCATCAAACAGAGGAAGAAGGAGCTATCCGAGAATGATGGGGCGGTTGCTCGTGACTTTTTGACTCACTCGCTCCTTGAATTAGATGAGAATGGAAAAGCTATTAATGAGATGATGATTGCTAGTAGAATTATGTCCTTACTTATTGCTGGCCATGATACCACAAATTCAGCTATCACATTTATGTTGAAGTATCTAGCAGAGTTTCCTCATGTTTACAGTGAGGTCTTCAAAG AGCAAATGGAAATTGCAAAATCCAAAGGCCCGAATGATCTGTTGAACTGGGACGACATTAAAAAGATGAAGTACTCTTGGAATGTGGTACTTGAGTCTATGAGGCTAACACCACCTACTCAAGGAACATTTAGAGAGGTTGTAAATGACTTCACttacacaaattttactattccTAAAGGGTGGAAG ACATTTTGGACTCCATATTCGACACATAAAAATCCCAAATACTTTCAAGATCCTGAGAAATTTAATCCTTCAAGATTTGAAGGGAATGGACCTGAACCTTACACTTTTGTACCATTTGGAGGAGGACCTCGAATGTGTCCTGGGAGGGAGTATGCTCGATTAGAAATACTAGTGTTTATGCATAATGTGGTGACAAGATTCAAGTGGGAGAAAGCAATTCTAGATGAAAAGTTGTGTTTCTATGTATCACCCATTCCAGTTAATGGTCTTCCAATTTACCTTAAGCCTCATAGTCATAAATAA